The Kineothrix sp. MB12-C1 genome includes a window with the following:
- a CDS encoding UxaA family hydrolase, which translates to MIKGLMIHEKDNVIVAIEPIKAGEEIQYKRKDNSVGALKVNEDITIYHKLALTDIPEGARLIKYGQVIGVATQPIGSGMHVHTHNVKSEKD; encoded by the coding sequence TTGATTAAAGGATTGATGATTCATGAGAAGGATAATGTAATTGTTGCCATTGAACCGATAAAAGCCGGAGAAGAAATCCAATATAAAAGAAAAGATAATAGTGTGGGAGCTTTAAAGGTAAATGAAGATATTACTATTTATCATAAGCTTGCCCTTACGGATATTCCCGAAGGAGCCAGGCTGATTAAATACGGTCAGGTAATTGGGGTAGCCACACAGCCAATAGGAAGTGGCATGCATGTACATACCCATAACGTGAAAAGTGAAAAAGATTGA
- a CDS encoding GntR family transcriptional regulator, translating to MRDKAQIAYNIIKDKILKGELPPLSDISEESLQDELDISRTPVREAIQKLKKEGFVYIYSRKGTIVSDITVDLTKSIYEVRALNEPYAARGACGKIPRERLLRMREAWMVPPADSVMEEQRDYFINLDRDLHNMILEYTDNKFLKDMLQVVNDHSHRIRLRISKRNRQYGSSIKDHIEIIEAFLEEDADRIEQRVRHHIEHAINEAFEYL from the coding sequence ATGAGAGATAAAGCACAAATTGCTTATAACATAATAAAAGACAAGATTCTGAAAGGAGAACTTCCTCCGCTGAGCGATATATCGGAAGAAAGTCTTCAGGATGAATTGGATATCAGCAGAACTCCTGTGAGAGAAGCGATCCAAAAGCTGAAAAAAGAAGGTTTTGTATATATATATTCAAGAAAGGGGACTATCGTATCAGATATTACGGTAGACCTGACAAAATCTATTTATGAAGTACGTGCCTTAAATGAACCTTATGCGGCGAGGGGTGCATGCGGTAAGATACCGAGAGAAAGATTGCTTCGTATGAGGGAAGCCTGGATGGTACCACCGGCGGATTCGGTCATGGAGGAGCAGAGGGACTATTTTATTAACTTGGATCGGGATCTGCACAATATGATTCTTGAATATACGGATAATAAATTTCTAAAGGATATGCTGCAAGTGGTGAATGACCATAGTCATAGAATCCGGTTAAGGATATCTAAAAGAAATAGACAGTACGGCAGTTCCATAAAGGATCATATCGAAATTATAGAAGCTTTTTTGGAGGAGGATGCCGACAGGATAGAGCAAAGGGTCAGACATCATATAGAACATGCAATTAATGAGGCATTTGAATATTTGTAA
- a CDS encoding sugar kinase: protein MARVVCFGEVMLRLNPQGYLRFVQADKFEASYAGGEANVAVSLANYGHEASFVSKFPANEIGQSGINELRRYGVDTKDIVIGGPRLGIYFVEKGASQRPSKVIYDRAGSSIALARKEDFDWDKIFEGAQWLHFTGITPALGGENPEICLEACKAAKAKGLKVSCDLNYRKKLWTNEKAGEVMAKLMEYVDVCIANEEDAADVFGIHAEGTDINTGKISKEGYISVAKKLQEKFGLEYVAITLRGSLSATDNKWAAMLYHEDKAYFSKEYLVHIVDRVGGGDSFGGGLIHSLLKGKESQEAIEFAVAASCLKHSIEHDFNLVAEAEVESLAKGNASGRVQR from the coding sequence ATGGCAAGAGTTGTATGTTTCGGAGAAGTTATGCTTAGATTGAATCCGCAGGGATATTTGCGTTTTGTGCAGGCGGATAAATTCGAAGCATCCTATGCAGGAGGAGAAGCCAATGTTGCTGTCTCTTTAGCTAATTATGGGCATGAAGCATCTTTTGTATCCAAGTTTCCAGCTAATGAAATTGGACAGAGTGGGATCAATGAGCTTAGAAGATACGGAGTGGATACTAAAGATATTGTAATAGGAGGACCTCGCCTGGGAATCTATTTTGTAGAAAAAGGGGCTTCCCAAAGACCATCAAAAGTAATTTATGACCGTGCCGGATCTTCCATTGCACTTGCGCGGAAAGAGGACTTTGATTGGGATAAAATATTCGAAGGAGCACAGTGGCTTCATTTTACAGGAATCACACCTGCTCTGGGCGGTGAAAATCCTGAAATCTGTCTGGAAGCATGTAAGGCAGCAAAGGCAAAAGGATTAAAGGTGAGCTGTGATTTGAACTATAGAAAGAAGCTTTGGACCAATGAGAAGGCCGGAGAAGTAATGGCTAAGCTGATGGAATATGTAGATGTCTGCATCGCAAATGAAGAAGATGCTGCGGATGTATTTGGAATACACGCAGAAGGTACGGACATCAATACCGGAAAGATTTCTAAAGAGGGATATATCAGTGTAGCAAAGAAACTTCAGGAGAAGTTCGGTCTCGAATATGTAGCGATTACACTTAGGGGAAGTCTGTCAGCAACAGACAATAAGTGGGCGGCTATGCTTTACCATGAAGATAAAGCTTACTTCTCTAAAGAATATTTGGTACATATTGTTGACAGGGTAGGGGGAGGAGATTCCTTTGGCGGAGGTTTGATTCACTCACTGCTGAAAGGGAAAGAGTCTCAGGAAGCAATTGAATTCGCAGTTGCAGCTTCGTGTCTGAAACATTCGATCGAACACGACTTCAATTTGGTGGCAGAGGCGGAGGTTGAATCCCTCGCAAAAGGAAATGCATCCGGTAGAGTACAAAGATAA
- a CDS encoding TIGR03943 family putative permease subunit, whose amino-acid sequence MKPVYIINGFLESGKTEFIIYTLEQPYFQAKGRTLLLLCEEGENEYDELLLKMSRTDLELIENEEDFNPSYLLELEKRYKPERIIVEYNGMWNYKDMKLPWHWSIEQQVTTIDASTFPMYFNNMKSLLAEMVRKSELIIFNRCDDVEDLNSYKRNIKAINQKAEIVFEDSEGEIDEIMEDDLPYNLNDEIIELDNNGYGIWYLDSLDHLERYIGKKVRFTAMVLKPEQFPKGYFVPGRMAMTCCADDMAFLGFACEYDKVGSLTDKQWVKVTALVKKEYFADYKGEGPVLSALRVELTKAPKEEVISFV is encoded by the coding sequence ATGAAACCAGTCTATATCATAAATGGATTTTTGGAAAGCGGCAAGACAGAATTTATTATTTATACACTGGAGCAGCCGTACTTTCAGGCGAAGGGCAGAACGTTACTTCTTTTGTGTGAAGAGGGAGAAAATGAATACGATGAGCTTCTGCTTAAGATGAGCAGAACAGACTTGGAATTGATAGAGAATGAAGAAGATTTCAATCCCTCATATTTGCTCGAGCTGGAAAAAAGATATAAGCCGGAGCGTATTATTGTGGAATATAATGGTATGTGGAATTATAAAGATATGAAACTGCCGTGGCATTGGTCTATTGAACAGCAGGTAACAACTATCGATGCATCTACTTTTCCTATGTATTTCAACAATATGAAATCGCTGTTAGCGGAGATGGTACGGAAATCAGAACTGATTATTTTCAACCGCTGTGATGATGTGGAAGATTTAAACAGCTACAAGAGAAATATTAAGGCGATCAATCAGAAGGCGGAAATTGTATTCGAAGATTCCGAGGGTGAGATTGATGAAATTATGGAAGACGATTTGCCCTATAATCTAAATGATGAAATTATCGAACTGGATAACAACGGTTATGGTATCTGGTATCTGGACTCTTTGGATCATTTAGAACGTTACATTGGGAAAAAAGTGCGGTTTACGGCTATGGTACTGAAACCGGAGCAATTCCCCAAGGGATATTTTGTGCCCGGACGCATGGCGATGACTTGCTGTGCGGACGATATGGCTTTTCTCGGCTTTGCTTGCGAATATGATAAAGTAGGCAGCCTGACGGATAAACAGTGGGTCAAGGTGACGGCACTCGTTAAGAAAGAGTATTTTGCAGATTATAAAGGAGAAGGGCCGGTGCTTTCTGCTCTTAGAGTGGAGTTGACGAAGGCGCCGAAAGAAGAAGTGATTAGTTTTGTGTAA
- a CDS encoding TRAP transporter large permease, with the protein MELNVVVLAVIVLLVCLFLKVPVFVSILAGCVTYFAIASNVSSLIIVQRIVAGTESIPLLAVPFFVCAGVLMNYSGVTSRIMDFCSVITGRMTGGLAQVNVLLSTLMGGLSGSNLADAAMQSKMLVPEMEKKGFSKEFSSVVTATSSMITPLIPPGIGMIIYASVTNLSVGKLFISGIGVGATLCISLMILVRFISKKRGYVPIRTERASFQELWKALKGAFLPLCLPIVIIGGIRIGVFTPTEAGAVAIVYSMVLGFVYKNLNVKNLVSAVKETVLTTASIMLIVGAASALSWIFTKEMIPQTLTNYIVNSISNKYVFMIIVNFFLIIVGMFIEGNAINIILGPLLAPIAAAYGIDPIQFAMVFIFNISIGSLSPPMGTLMFVTCGITKCKIKNFIKEAVPFYLLLLLVLLLLTFIPVLTTGLVTLFY; encoded by the coding sequence ATGGAATTGAATGTTGTAGTATTAGCGGTCATCGTATTATTAGTATGCTTGTTCCTGAAGGTTCCGGTGTTCGTATCTATTCTGGCAGGCTGCGTTACTTATTTTGCCATTGCCTCGAATGTTTCCAGTCTCATTATCGTTCAGAGAATTGTTGCGGGTACGGAAAGTATTCCTCTTTTAGCAGTCCCCTTCTTCGTTTGTGCGGGTGTGCTGATGAATTACTCCGGGGTGACGTCGAGAATTATGGACTTTTGTTCTGTAATAACAGGACGTATGACAGGAGGACTGGCACAAGTAAACGTACTCCTTTCCACATTGATGGGAGGGTTGTCCGGCTCTAATCTTGCCGATGCGGCTATGCAATCGAAAATGCTCGTGCCGGAAATGGAGAAAAAAGGATTTTCCAAGGAATTTTCTTCTGTAGTAACAGCGACTTCTTCCATGATTACCCCCCTGATTCCGCCCGGAATCGGAATGATCATTTACGCTTCCGTAACCAATTTATCGGTCGGAAAGCTGTTTATATCCGGTATCGGAGTGGGAGCTACCTTATGTATTTCATTAATGATATTGGTACGTTTCATTTCGAAAAAGAGAGGATATGTGCCGATTCGTACAGAGAGAGCATCTTTTCAGGAACTTTGGAAAGCATTAAAAGGAGCTTTTTTACCGCTTTGCTTACCTATCGTCATTATCGGCGGTATCAGAATCGGCGTGTTCACCCCTACGGAGGCAGGAGCGGTTGCTATCGTGTACTCCATGGTACTAGGTTTCGTATATAAAAATCTGAATGTGAAGAATCTCGTTTCAGCGGTAAAAGAAACGGTATTAACAACGGCTTCTATTATGCTTATTGTAGGTGCTGCATCTGCGTTGAGCTGGATATTTACAAAAGAAATGATTCCTCAAACACTGACCAATTATATCGTAAATAGTATTTCTAATAAATATGTATTTATGATTATCGTGAACTTCTTCCTTATTATTGTAGGAATGTTTATCGAAGGTAATGCGATCAATATTATACTCGGTCCTTTGCTTGCACCGATAGCGGCAGCCTATGGAATTGACCCGATTCAGTTCGCAATGGTATTTATTTTCAATATTTCCATAGGTTCTCTTTCTCCTCCGATGGGTACCTTGATGTTCGTTACTTGCGGTATCACAAAATGTAAGATTAAGAACTTTATTAAAGAGGCAGTGCCTTTCTATTTGCTTCTTTTACTCGTTTTGTTACTGTTAACCTTTATCCCGGTCCTTACAACGGGACTCGTTACTCTGTTCTATTAA
- a CDS encoding C4-dicarboxylate TRAP transporter substrate-binding protein: MKKKILALTLSLTMLAAVMTGCGQSAAGGTTAANEEQKTETEAADMAAEVEVVIQFGHDNNEGDPVQEAAKYWAERLSEVSGGTMKLEVFPSGQLGSKSDLIDQILAGDSVVCIGNGPFLADRGAPDLGIMQAPYLFETWEELDTLVASDWWAEQMTQLEGAGLKVIAGNWRYGVRHTITTKPVTSPEDIKGMKIRTQGSTVHVKGFEVLGAAPTPMPLTEVYTSLSQGTIDGLENPLSVIYSGKFQEVAKNLMLDGHIRDLSQIVISNDFFNSLTEEQQGWLLQTAQEAGERQNELAAIADEESLQKLKDEGVTVTEVDFGAFRTAAEPFYEDTTLTGAWSDGLVDRVKEIIGQ, from the coding sequence ATGAAAAAGAAAATACTTGCATTAACATTATCATTGACAATGCTCGCAGCAGTTATGACAGGATGCGGTCAGTCAGCAGCCGGTGGAACAACAGCGGCAAATGAGGAGCAGAAAACAGAGACAGAAGCAGCGGATATGGCAGCAGAGGTAGAAGTTGTTATTCAATTCGGACATGATAATAACGAGGGAGATCCGGTTCAGGAAGCCGCAAAATATTGGGCGGAAAGATTGAGTGAAGTATCCGGTGGAACGATGAAGTTGGAAGTATTCCCTTCCGGTCAGCTCGGATCCAAGAGCGATTTGATCGATCAGATTCTCGCAGGCGATTCTGTAGTTTGTATCGGCAATGGCCCGTTCCTGGCGGACAGAGGAGCTCCGGATCTTGGAATTATGCAGGCGCCTTACCTGTTTGAGACATGGGAAGAACTGGATACATTAGTTGCCAGCGACTGGTGGGCAGAGCAGATGACACAGTTGGAAGGTGCCGGCTTAAAAGTAATCGCAGGAAACTGGAGATATGGGGTAAGACATACGATCACCACTAAGCCCGTAACAAGCCCGGAAGATATAAAAGGTATGAAGATACGTACGCAGGGATCTACGGTACACGTAAAAGGATTTGAAGTATTAGGCGCAGCACCCACACCCATGCCGTTAACAGAGGTATATACATCCTTATCTCAGGGAACCATAGATGGATTAGAGAATCCCTTGTCCGTAATCTACAGCGGCAAGTTCCAGGAAGTAGCTAAGAACCTGATGTTAGACGGACATATCAGAGATTTATCCCAGATTGTTATTTCCAATGATTTCTTCAATTCTTTGACAGAAGAGCAGCAGGGATGGTTGTTGCAGACAGCACAGGAAGCCGGAGAGCGTCAGAATGAACTGGCAGCGATAGCGGACGAAGAGAGCTTGCAGAAATTAAAAGACGAAGGCGTTACCGTGACAGAAGTTGATTTCGGTGCGTTTAGAACAGCGGCAGAACCTTTTTATGAAGATACTACACTTACTGGTGCATGGTCAGATGGATTGGTTGACAGAGTAAAAGAAATTATCGGTCAGTAA
- a CDS encoding TRAP transporter small permease, giving the protein MGQNKKLDRILGIDYCISGVCLILLVCVTFFGVIWRYFLNSPFIWQEEVQLGLITWVIYFGASAAFRNGSHIAIDMIVDMFPEKMQKVMDVIIYIVSMGVLGFIFINGISLVQQFIRTSRVTNILRIPTQYIYMAIPIGCVLMAVSYTIYLIRDFKGLNIEEEEEDK; this is encoded by the coding sequence ATGGGGCAAAATAAGAAATTAGACAGGATATTGGGAATTGATTATTGTATTTCGGGTGTCTGCCTTATTTTATTAGTTTGTGTTACCTTTTTTGGCGTAATATGGCGCTACTTTTTAAATTCTCCCTTTATATGGCAGGAGGAAGTACAGCTCGGTTTAATTACATGGGTTATTTATTTCGGAGCGAGCGCAGCATTTAGAAACGGAAGTCATATTGCTATCGATATGATAGTGGATATGTTCCCGGAAAAGATGCAGAAAGTAATGGATGTTATTATCTATATCGTTTCTATGGGCGTGCTTGGATTTATATTTATCAATGGAATATCTTTGGTGCAACAGTTTATCAGAACCTCCCGGGTGACTAATATCTTAAGAATACCCACGCAGTATATTTATATGGCTATTCCGATCGGTTGTGTGCTGATGGCGGTAAGCTATACGATTTATCTTATAAGAGATTTTAAAGGATTAAATATCGAAGAGGAAGAGGAGGACAAGTGA
- a CDS encoding bifunctional 4-hydroxy-2-oxoglutarate aldolase/2-dehydro-3-deoxy-phosphogluconate aldolase, which produces MEREEVRQIKQNVMEKKIIAIVRGLKREDCMKLAEALYEGGINMIEVTFDQTCQDNNYQNTVESIHAIAQEYEGRIYVGAGTVLNRSQVDLAKSAGAKYIITPSTDVDVIRYAKEQGLVAMPGAMTPSEVVTAYAAGADFVKIFPSDNLGASYIKALKAPLKHIPMLAVGGVNEKNVAEFMKAGAVGAGVGGNLVNAEWIKHGEFSKITELAKEMMKNACQ; this is translated from the coding sequence ATGGAAAGAGAAGAAGTAAGACAAATCAAGCAAAATGTAATGGAGAAGAAAATTATTGCTATTGTAAGAGGACTGAAGAGAGAAGATTGTATGAAGCTTGCAGAAGCATTGTATGAAGGCGGTATTAATATGATAGAAGTGACTTTTGATCAGACTTGTCAAGATAACAACTATCAGAATACTGTGGAATCCATTCATGCGATTGCGCAGGAATACGAAGGGCGGATCTATGTAGGAGCAGGTACTGTGTTGAATCGAAGTCAAGTAGATTTGGCTAAGAGTGCCGGTGCAAAGTACATTATCACGCCATCTACAGATGTAGATGTGATTCGATATGCAAAGGAGCAAGGGCTGGTAGCTATGCCCGGTGCGATGACCCCCTCGGAGGTAGTGACGGCTTATGCTGCGGGTGCGGATTTCGTGAAGATATTCCCTTCGGATAATTTAGGCGCATCGTATATTAAGGCGTTGAAAGCACCTTTGAAGCATATACCGATGCTTGCGGTAGGTGGAGTAAATGAAAAGAATGTAGCAGAATTTATGAAAGCAGGGGCAGTAGGAGCAGGAGTCGGCGGCAACCTGGTAAATGCGGAATGGATAAAGCACGGTGAATTTTCAAAGATCACTGAGCTTGCAAAGGAAATGATGAAAAATGCATGTCAGTAG
- a CDS encoding IclR family transcriptional regulator, with the protein MSNNGHRSTERVLDILKLLSQNSSGYSLTEISTLLTAPKSSLFPIIHTMQNRGFIQLETTSGKYRIGPQAYLTGSAYKSDRPIYDIIKSNMQKLVDSCHETCHLGILSGDSVLYIAKIASENAIMLRSHIGQRLPAYCTGIGKALIYPLSKNELQQLYPNGLTAYTPTTITSFDCLCKELEEVKRSGYAYEYSELTEGIQCVAVPLCNGDSIIASTSIALPIYRATPEKLQEIKLLLDEYKEVVEHSMQQLNINDNSYLI; encoded by the coding sequence ATGAGCAATAACGGACACCGTTCAACCGAGCGGGTACTAGATATACTTAAATTGTTATCACAAAACAGCAGCGGATACTCCCTTACGGAAATATCCACCTTACTGACTGCTCCCAAAAGCAGCCTCTTTCCTATTATACATACCATGCAAAACAGAGGTTTCATTCAATTGGAAACAACTTCTGGCAAATACCGGATAGGTCCCCAGGCATATCTGACCGGGAGTGCTTATAAAAGCGACCGTCCGATTTATGATATTATTAAAAGCAATATGCAAAAACTCGTGGATTCCTGCCATGAAACGTGCCACCTCGGCATTCTTTCCGGCGACAGCGTACTCTATATTGCCAAAATAGCATCCGAAAATGCTATCATGCTTCGTTCCCATATCGGTCAGCGTCTTCCTGCATACTGTACCGGCATTGGAAAAGCTCTCATTTATCCGCTCAGTAAGAATGAACTACAACAGCTATATCCCAATGGACTGACTGCCTATACTCCTACTACCATAACCTCCTTCGACTGTTTATGTAAGGAATTGGAAGAAGTGAAACGAAGCGGCTATGCCTACGAATATTCTGAACTGACTGAGGGAATCCAATGTGTAGCTGTACCTCTTTGTAATGGAGATTCTATCATTGCATCAACTAGTATTGCTCTCCCTATCTACCGGGCAACACCTGAGAAACTTCAGGAAATTAAGCTTTTACTCGATGAATATAAGGAAGTGGTCGAGCATTCTATGCAACAATTGAATATTAACGATAATTCTTATTTAATCTAA
- a CDS encoding putative ABC transporter permease: MFSYTMAQWLFFFYFYCFFGWCFESTVVSVKAKRLVNRGFMRGPFLPLYGSGAIMMLVVSMPFSHNLGLTYVAGCIGATVLEYITGIIMEALFKVRYWDYSVKRFNFRGYICLTSTLAWGGLTILMTRVVHKPIEQLVLDIPHNVLLPIVFLLTIYIVADFTLSFKAAIDLREILVKLDAVKEELERVQRRLDIIIALASEGREDKKQERGSRLDELISNIEERLSGLRERVKSGVVVYPESMREEIIELWTKYKVSLENSRQIKNLMDIYKRGIIRGNPTMASNKFKHTLQEIKEAVNDKLKK, encoded by the coding sequence ATGTTTTCATATACTATGGCACAGTGGCTATTTTTCTTTTATTTTTATTGCTTTTTCGGATGGTGTTTCGAGTCAACGGTCGTTTCGGTTAAGGCGAAGCGGCTGGTAAATAGAGGATTCATGCGAGGGCCTTTTTTGCCCTTGTATGGCAGTGGTGCCATTATGATGCTTGTTGTATCCATGCCCTTTTCCCATAATCTGGGACTTACTTATGTGGCAGGGTGTATCGGTGCTACGGTACTGGAATATATTACAGGAATTATAATGGAGGCTCTGTTTAAAGTACGGTATTGGGACTATTCGGTCAAAAGGTTTAATTTTCGAGGATATATTTGCTTAACCTCCACGCTGGCATGGGGGGGATTAACTATTTTGATGACAAGGGTAGTACATAAGCCGATTGAGCAGTTAGTTCTTGATATTCCACATAATGTTCTTCTGCCTATAGTCTTCTTGCTAACGATATATATTGTAGCAGATTTCACCCTGTCCTTTAAAGCGGCAATCGATCTTCGCGAGATTCTTGTTAAATTGGATGCGGTTAAGGAAGAGTTGGAGCGAGTACAGAGACGTCTGGATATTATTATTGCTCTCGCCAGTGAAGGGCGTGAAGATAAGAAGCAGGAAAGAGGCAGTCGGCTGGATGAACTCATATCCAATATTGAAGAGCGCCTGAGCGGGCTTAGAGAGAGAGTTAAGAGCGGCGTTGTCGTATATCCTGAAAGTATGAGGGAAGAGATTATAGAATTATGGACGAAATATAAGGTCAGCCTGGAGAATAGCAGACAGATTAAAAACTTAATGGACATTTATAAAAGAGGTATCATTCGGGGCAATCCGACAATGGCTTCGAATAAGTTCAAGCATACGCTTCAGGAAATAAAAGAAGCAGTCAATGATAAATTGAAGAAATAA
- a CDS encoding PHP domain-containing protein yields the protein MKLDMHCHTKEGSLDGKIPLRDAACKLREKGYHGMLITDHNSYKAYRYYKKHSKDSAFNDFVVLKGIEYDTIDAGHIIIIMPTGVNLPLLELRGLPVNLLIDIVHHFGGILGPAHPCGEKYLSLMNTRRGKKSRDLMTKFDFVETYNACESPLSNKAAQELAKRFGKPGIGGSDSHREESVGMGYAMIDAQITNETDLIHALLSDVTITAGGEQYMFTTKQKIGKMNHVLVYSFWFYNKFLALFRRHKRNVELLKNHLYEYTSDNMERTYRKGA from the coding sequence TTGAAATTAGATATGCACTGCCATACAAAAGAAGGTTCTTTGGATGGTAAAATCCCCTTACGCGATGCGGCCTGTAAGCTTCGTGAAAAAGGATATCACGGTATGCTCATTACCGATCACAACTCCTATAAGGCATACCGCTATTATAAAAAGCACAGCAAAGACAGCGCTTTCAACGATTTCGTTGTATTGAAGGGTATTGAATACGATACAATTGATGCCGGACATATTATTATCATTATGCCAACCGGAGTCAATCTCCCTCTCTTGGAACTTCGGGGCCTCCCCGTGAATCTTCTCATCGATATCGTCCACCATTTCGGCGGAATTCTCGGCCCTGCTCATCCTTGCGGCGAGAAATATTTAAGTCTGATGAATACGAGACGAGGCAAAAAGTCCCGTGACCTTATGACAAAATTCGATTTCGTAGAAACATACAATGCTTGTGAATCTCCCCTGTCGAATAAAGCAGCGCAGGAACTTGCCAAACGATTCGGAAAGCCGGGCATAGGCGGCAGCGATTCCCATAGGGAAGAAAGCGTAGGTATGGGCTATGCCATGATCGATGCCCAGATAACTAATGAAACTGATTTAATACACGCCCTTTTAAGCGATGTTACCATCACCGCCGGCGGAGAGCAGTATATGTTCACTACCAAACAAAAAATCGGTAAAATGAATCATGTCTTAGTTTATTCATTCTGGTTCTATAATAAGTTCCTTGCTCTTTTCAGGAGACATAAACGTAATGTGGAACTTTTGAAAAATCATTTATATGAGTATACTTCAGACAATATGGAAAGAACTTATAGAAAAGGCGCATAA
- a CDS encoding YlmH/Sll1252 family protein: MCNDNKELQQFKKRVLELARKSYEHNVYMYIGFLSMAEQDVLYEMQQELKGIPYTLFGGMEDCERRILRFGSEESLGYAEEFPIICLLVKPMIEKFADDLTHRDFLGALMNLGIDRSTIGDILIQGKNAYIFCMDKIAPFLMENLDKVKHTNVRCESVEAQTSFPMKEPESISFTVSSERADGIVAKVYKLSRNQSLLLFREKKIFINGRINENNSHILKSTDMISVRGYGRFVYYGCDYETKKGKLSVSAGVYR; the protein is encoded by the coding sequence TTGTGTAACGATAATAAAGAATTACAGCAATTTAAAAAGAGAGTATTAGAGCTTGCAAGAAAATCCTATGAACACAATGTTTATATGTACATAGGATTTTTAAGCATGGCCGAGCAGGATGTCCTTTATGAAATGCAGCAAGAACTGAAAGGTATCCCTTATACGCTGTTTGGCGGTATGGAAGACTGCGAGCGGCGTATTTTACGTTTCGGCAGTGAAGAAAGCCTGGGGTATGCGGAAGAATTCCCTATCATCTGTTTGTTGGTTAAGCCTATGATTGAGAAGTTCGCAGATGATCTAACTCATAGGGATTTTCTTGGAGCGCTTATGAATCTTGGAATCGATAGAAGCACGATCGGAGATATCCTTATTCAAGGGAAAAATGCCTATATATTCTGTATGGATAAAATTGCGCCCTTCCTTATGGAGAACCTGGATAAGGTCAAGCATACTAATGTAAGATGTGAATCGGTAGAGGCGCAGACGAGCTTCCCGATGAAAGAACCGGAGTCCATTTCCTTTACGGTTTCATCGGAGAGGGCAGACGGTATTGTTGCGAAGGTATATAAATTATCGAGAAATCAGAGCTTATTGCTTTTTCGGGAGAAAAAGATATTTATAAACGGAAGAATAAATGAAAACAATAGCCATATACTGAAAAGCACAGATATGATTTCTGTACGTGGATATGGAAGGTTCGTTTATTACGGATGTGATTATGAAACAAAAAAAGGGAAATTGAGTGTATCGGCAGGGGTATATCGATAA